The Arvicola amphibius chromosome 4, mArvAmp1.2, whole genome shotgun sequence genome includes the window ttttgttaatctggaaattctctctctgccttttggttagttggtgtattatgttgattttctcaaagaaccaattcttcatctcattgattctttgtcattttttctttgtttctcttttgttgatttcagctctcaatttgattatttcctgccatctagttctcttgggtgagtttgtgtctttttgttctgaagttttcaaatgttctgttaattcactggTGTCATATTTTTCCAGcttatttatgtaggcatttagagctatgaactttcttcttaacactgttttcattgtgttccataaatttgggtatgttgtttggtcattttcattgaattttaggaagtgcttaatttcttcctttatttcttccttgacccattgatgcttcaggtgaagattgtttaatttccatgtgtttgtgggctttctggaattagtgttgctgttgaattctaattttaagccatggtgatctgataagatacatgttattccaattcttttgtatctcttgaggtttattttgttacctagtatgtggtcaatttctgagaaggttccatgaggcactgagaagaaggtatattcttttatgtttggatggaatgctctatagatgtctgttaagtccatttgattataacatctgttagttcccttatttctctgttaattttttgtctaacagacctgtccaatggtgagagaggagtgttgaagtctcccactattagtatgtggTCTAAAACagacctgtccaatggtgagaggggagtgttgaagtctcccactattagtatgtggggtttaatatatgatttaaactttagtagtgtttcttttacatatgagggcgcccttgtatttggggcatagatgttcagtattgagatttcctcttgatgatttttcctgtgactaatatgaaatatctttgtctcttttgattgattttagtttgaagtctattttgttagatattaggatagctacaccagcttgtttcttaggtccatttgattggaaaattttttcccaaccctttactctgaggtgatgtctgtctttgaggttgaggtgtggtttttgtatgcagcagattgatggattctgtttttgtatccaatctgttcaCCTGTTTCTTCTTATGGGTGAGTTGAGTCCGTTTACAttaggaatattaatgaccagtgattgccaTCTCCTGTTAGTTTAGTtgtcattgttggtgatgttattttgtgtgttttccccttctttgggatttgctgctgtgagaccatcaattgtctgtgtttttgttgatataaccaacttccttgggttggcgtttttccttctagtactttgtatagggctgggtttgagagtaggtattggttaaatctggttctgtcatggaatatcttgttttgtccttctatggtgattgaaatttttgctgggtatagtagtctgggctggcatccgtggtctcttaaggTCTGCATAACTTTtaaccaggaccttctggctttcattgtttccattgagaagtcaggtgtaattctgataggtctgcctttatatgttgcttgacctttttcctttgcagctcttaatattctttctttactctgtatgttttgtgttttgattattatgtggcaaggggacttttcttttttttttttttttgatccagtctatttggtgttctgtaagcttcttgtatcttcataggcatatctttctttcggttgggaaagttttcttctatgattttgttaaatatattttctgtgcttttgagttggatgacttctatccctgttattcttaggttttgttttttcatggtgtcccctatttcctggatattttgtgttaagcttttgttagatttaatgttttgtttgactgagtctgtttcctctattgtatcttcagcacttgagattctctcttttattgcttatattttgctgtttatgtttgcattgtggttcctgatcattttttcatgatttctgtttctatatttccCTTGGCttatgctttctttattgtctctcagttttcaaatcttgaataatttctttcatatgtttgatttcttttccttggttttctttaaggaattttgatttcttccaattttttgtttgtctttttctctatttctttgagaatttttaatttcctctttaagggcctcaaacattgtgttaaagttcttttttaggtcattttcttctgttttatctatttttggtTGTTctagtcttgctgttgtagggtcactagtttttattggtgtcgtGTTGTTGTTTATGgtattgcatgtgttcttaccttgtctacccatctttccctctaattggtgtagttgggggctctctgtgactctggtgatcaatcttccaggtgccagtagatccaaggctcagatggttgcccCTCATGGTACAGCCATGGCCATAGTTCCAGTCACCCTGCTGGTCActccgtgttcctggaggtcacttggCACTCCTGGGGTTTGCTCTGCAATACCAGGAGTCgttcaggcctgctcccacagagattgcttgcttggggctctttctgctgaggttgctgccttgggcctgctctggcagacaTCCTGTCTCAGACCTACTCCCTGAGCGGTTCCGTATTTGCaccccagactggcagaggtctctggttctggcCTATGCCCTCAAGGTCCCAGACTTGCATGTGGACCACAGAGGTCTTGGCTCAAGCCTACGCCCTTAGTGGTCCTAGAgtcatgcctggacccacagaggtcctggctcaggcctactccctcgtTGGTTGCTCCCTGTACCTGCTCCAGTGGAGTtcgctgtctcaggcctgctccggtctaggtctctggctcagtcctgtttctgtaaatgtccctggtcccTGTCCTGGGTCAACTCCTGTGGAGGTCCCTTCTTTGTGCTTGGTCCCACAAAGGTTTCTGGCTCAGGCTACTCCATCAGCGGTCCCAGACTCTCGCCCAGACCTGCAGatgtctctggttcctgcctaccaTAGATGGTTTCTTAAGTAGATGGTGTCTTTTAGATAGGAAGGTTTATATTATTAGATAGGCAGATATATATTATTAGATAGATGGTCTCTATTGATAGGTAGATGGTCTATTATTGTATAGATAGTCTTTCTTATTAGATAAGTGATCCCTATTAGGTAGGTGGTCTTCATTAGATAGATGGGTATATATTATTAGATGGTCTTTATTATTGGGAAGATGGTCTGCTTTTATATATAGGGTCTTCATTATCAAACAGAAGGTCTCATTATTAAATAGATGGTCTTTAGAATTAGATGTATATATTGTTAGGTGGTCTCTACTACTAGATAGATGGTCTCTACTGCTAAGTAGACAGTCTGTATTATTAAATAGATGATCTTTTCTTAGGTAGATGATCTGTCATTAGATAGGTAGGGTGACTATGCATGACAAAGTGCAGTTTTCCATCAGTCCAGGTGATAGATATATGATTGTTTATTATGCTGTTTTCCCAGCTTgcatttctttgagacaggatttctcggtatagccttggctgtcctggaactcactatatagaccaggctgatcttgaactcagagatctgcccacatctgcctcccaagtgctggaattaaaggtgtgggctaccaccCCCTGGCTCCCCAACTTTCTTAACTGAAAAATGCAGGTAGTTACAGACCTGTCATCCCACTAAGATCACAGATTCAGGGCTTGTCTGGACTACAAAGTCAAGGccctctgtctcaaaatagaaagagGGTTGGCAATATATTTCAGTGATGGAGAGCTTGCCTAGCTGGTGCAAGGCCATGGGCTCACTCCTCAGCACCAcagataagaaaggaaggagggagggagggagggagggagggagggtaaggGGTCTTGTCCCAGGAAGAGCTTCCCAGGCTCCCCTTGGCCTCCTGCTTGGATGAATTCTGTATCCTCCTCTAGAAGCCACCATTCTGAGGACCTGTTCCCCACCCCAACACCCCCAGGTACATCCCAGGAATAACATGGGCCAGCCATGGATGAAGTCACCTTCAAAAGTGACACTGTGCTGTCTGATGTCCACCTGTACACCCCCAACCACAGACACCTCATGGTGCGGCTGAATGGCATGGGGCAACCAGGTAAGATCCAGGGCTGGATGGAGTGGCCTGGTACCTGTAAGAGCTActttatcttctctttttctcctacttCTTTTGGGGGTAAAGACTGGATTGTTTCGCTGtcatcttatttttttgtatttttttagttaaaaatttatTGCAAAAAACTGACGAAAAAAATTCATACACCAAATTTGCCCAGACCCAAAGTGTATACATTTCAGTGAAGTTTTATACAGTTAGCCATTCTGTATATTTCTATACAAAATAGCCATTCTGAAACTGTGGAGCTTCACATAGGATTTTATGGTTTCACTATCAAATGTCCcgttctctccccccccccccccccccgcacacttATCTtccacccaaaacaaaacaaaacaacaacaaaatccgtGGTACAGTTTAAACTAGAACAACGACAAACTTTGTTTGCTTTAGTGAATCAAGTTCCTTAACCTCTGGTCAGCACGTCACTTAAGTGTTCTTCTTCACTGAGCACATGCCTGTGCTTTCCTGAGAACCTGCTGAGTGTCACATCCTGACCTAACGCAGAAATGCAGAAGTGAGTGAGCCCACAGTCTGTGCAGGGAAGATGCCGAGGCTGTGTGCAACCATAGCCCCAGACAGTCGCCTTCGTCTCGTGCCTGGCTGCTCTGTTCCCTTCCTCCTCAGCTTTCGTCTCTTCTCTGCACAGCCTTGCTGGCTTCTCACCCTGCAGCCAGCCATagctttaaaaatgcaaacccaCCCATAGCATTGCCCTAACTTGGATTCTTCCTTGGTCCCCCATGGCTCCAAGGAACATGGAGCCTTCTACTGAGCTTGTGGACCTTAGCCAGGGTGCCTAGCCTAGTCATCCCTGCCTGCTTGATCTCTATAGCCACCTTCACCTCTGTCTGTTCCTCAAATTCTGcaccaccttcctcctcctcagccctGACTCCTGGTGTGCCTTTGTAGACCCCACAGCCACCTTCCCTACCCAGTTACTCTGCATTCATTCATTGTGTGGTGTGCTTATTAATAGCCGTCCCAGTTTGGATAACACAGTATACCAGGCACTGGCAAACTACAGCCTTTGTGGCCAAACCTGGCCCTGctctgtttttataaataatgttctATTGAAACGCCACCAGGCCTGCATGTTGGTGGTGTGTTTTTATGACTACAGATAGTTGGGCAGTTGTAGTAGAGATCATATGGCTCAAAGAGCCTATGATATTTGCTTCTTGACCTGAAGAAAAGATCTGCTGGCCCCAGCCATACATGGCTGCCACTGTGTGTCACAGTCTGCAATTATCTTGTTTACTTTGATGTTTCACTATTACAATCCCTAAATATACGCACCCTAAGATCCCCAGCACCTAAAAGTCAGTCTGAGTGAGTGGGTAGGTggagaaatgaataaatggataggtgagatgaatgagtaaataaatgggTAGGTGACTAGGTGAtgagtgagtggatggatggatggatggatggacggacaaatggataaatgaataggtcaaatgaatgaatggacaaaGTGGGTAGATTAATTGATATATGGGTACGAGTGGCAGGTAAGCAGATGGACGGGCCATGGTGGATGGGTAAGATGCATGAATGCATGAGTAGGTAGATGATAGAAGGATAtaggggatggatggatggatggatgatggatggatggctggatggatgggtagatgaaaTAGGGGATTGGTTGGGTGGGTGGTAGATGGATCTTAAAACTTGGTATGGGGTGTGATACTATAAGAGCTGAAGGAGGGTCAGCTGACTGAGCACTAAAGCTGGGAGGATCTGTCTCAGGAGTTAAGGAGGCATCCCAGGAGAGAGGGAACCGGCTGCACAAAGGCAGCGATGAACTGTCATCAGGTCTTCCCGTTGTCCCCATGCCCTCAATGATGTTCAGTTATTTTCCTGGGAAAAGGCGAGCCATTCCTAATGTAAAATCAGGGTGAGAGAACAGAAGTAGAAAGGCCTGGGGACTCTGAGCCAGCCTGTGTGCTCACTGTGTTGCCTTGACTGGCTTGCAGCAGATGGCCGGTTGTTCCTGGAATGCAAGCTtggaaacaggctcagagacaAACAGAGCCTGACCCAGCCCTAGCACTAACCATCTCAAGTCCTCACTTCCCTGGCACATGCACTCTTGCTGAATCCTTCCAGTGATTTCTGGCCATCGGTGGTGAGGAATAGTCTGTTCTTGTCCTGCCTTCCTGAAGAAGCTGCTGAAGCACCAGGCAGCAGGTTTTGTATTCTTGCCTTGGCCACTTAACCAGCTCACTCACCCTCTGAGGctcagtgtctgtgtgtatgacatgAGCTGGTATACTTCTCTCCATGGTGATTCTGCAGTTAATCACATGACACAGGCCAGGGCCTGCAACAGACACTCACCGGATGGTCACTGCTGAGTCGAAGCAGCCCCTGCTGCTGCTTAGTCTGTGCACCCCCACTTGGCCTTTAAAAGCATCTCCAGTTGCTGGGCGTGTGGCGCAGttagtagaatgcttgcttagcgcACACACAGCCCTAAGCTTGAACCCCAACACCACATtaaactgggcatgatggtgcttGTGTAGGATTTTAAACACTGGGTAGTAAACATCAGGAAGGCCAGAATTTGAGATTCACGTttgactacataatgagtttgaaggCTATCTTGGGCCACAAGGGtactctgtctccaaagaaaaaacaaagcatctCCAGTTAGCAGTCCAACTTCTCAAGAAGAGGAACCCAGGTGAGAGCCTTGCATGCTCACTTTGTTTTTGTCTCACTTGCAGTCTTCCTGTCCCAGTTCAAGCTCCTGTGGAGTCGGGACTCTTGGACAGACTCAGGCCTGAGGACAATGGTCCCAGAAATGTCTCCACACAGGAGACATCTCCTGCTGGGTCAGGAAGTGGCCACAGTCATGAGGATTTGTCCCTCCAGGCTGGGGATGACATCGCCATCAAGAAGGGTTGAGTGTTCCCCTGGACGAGGATGGGGATCTGGATGTGGTGCGAAGACCACGGGCTGCTTCTGATCCCAACCAAGCAGAAGCCTGGAGAGACAAGGTACATCCATGATTCTAGCTCAGGAGGAAGATGACTCATGGAGATGGAGCGCAAGAGAGCTGCCCCCACAGCATCATCAAAATCGGTTAAATAAAGATCTTGTTCTCTGGCCACCAAGGCAGTATCACAGTGCCATGGGGCACAGTACAGCTGTGGGTATTGTCAGCTCTGGGTTTACAGTGGCTCTAGTAAGCCGGGAACAGGCAATGCTGCAGCCAGCAGAGTCTGCTCCAGACCTGTAGGTCTTCTCTTGCCCTGGGGACGGAGTCCAGATGATAGCTTAATAAGCTAATGGTGACGTGGTCCCCACTCACCTCTCAACATCCACTGACCCTTACGACCCCAGACTTTTACGTGTTCTCCCCTCTGGGTCTCTGCTGGGCTGCACTTTCATGCTTGGGTGCTTACTACCAACCTCTACTTCTAGTACATTCCGAAGGGCCCCCAGGTCCCAGCTCAGGTACCACTTCCTCTCCAGAAagctctgctcctgcctcctactCTCCCCTGTTCTCTAAACCCAGTGGCACTGGAGTGAGGGTCAGGACAGAGTCTGTGGGATGCTTGACTGGGCTCAGTGGAAACAGGAAGCCATAGGAAGTGCAGCAACTaaagtggaggagagagggcTGTCTGCTCACGGCAACTGGAGTGGGCCAGTCAGATGGTTGGAAGCTGGCAGTGCTGGACAGTGAGGAGAGGTGATAAGGCCCCAATTGAGGGGTTTTGACAGACACTCAGAGACAGCACTGTGAGTCTGCTGCCTGGGCTCAGCAAGCAGAGCAAGGGTCTAAGGACCCCAGGTACTGTGTGGCACTATTTCTAGGAAGACATGAATAAATGtctactcatcccagataggGGAATTGAAGACAATGAAAGAGCAAGTAAGGATGCCATCAAGTCTCTAActtagtgaaccaatgagtttatagAGGTTATTTACAAgagtgggtgaggggttacttacaggagcagaaatgcctCCAGACAGCTGCAGTATCAAAGCCCATCCACAGGTGGTGGCTCACAGAAACTAcaaccctggagctcactgcacagGACAGACAGAATGTATGCTGGTTACTCGAGTGACAGCTTGCCCGCCACCCTTGGTCTGTCAAGTGTACTCCCTTTGACCTTTATTGTTTTATATCTGCCATCTAATGCTtattgcctctgctttcctggggCCACCAGGAATCAAGGCACACTTACTCCCAGAATCCACCAAAACccaaatatttttgatattaacAGAAGACTAGCAAGTCTGTAATTTTAACATGGGTTCTTTCAGTCCCCTGAGTCTAGTTTCCTTTCCTGACAAACACCATGAGCAACAGCAGCTCAAGACAAAGAGGCTTTGTTTGGCTTATGTGTCTGATCGCTGTCCTTCACTGAGGGAAATCacggcaggaaccatggaggaccctgctTATTTGGCTGCCTTTCTTGACTGTCTATTGATGTGGTAAAACCCAGCCACTATGGGCAGCACTCCCCATAGGGGAACCAACCATTAGGCATAATTCCTCCATAGTCTGCTTCAGtcactgcctccaggttcctgtcttatATGCCtaccctgcctcctcctcacgATAGACTGTGATGTAGAGGTATAAACAAAATGAGTTGTTTGAATTACTCATTTCCCTGGCCCAGCTCCGGTCCTCAAGTGTGTGAGGGTTGGGGACACTGATGAGATCAGGAGTTTCTAGCCATCACTGAGCCTGCTCCTTATGAAGCCTGGTCTGGCTGTACCATGCACAGCGACAGAGTATTCTCTGAAGGAACTGGGGCTCAGACTCCGAGGTGCTAAGTGTCAAGTCACGCAGTAGGAGAGTGGAAACTCCAGCACTTGTGAGAGCTGTCTGACCACAGAGCCCCTGTTCGCCCTCTCGGGGAGCTGGCTTCCACCTCCATACTCTCCAAACTctatctataaaatggggatgACCAGATCCAACAGTCTCGGGGTGTGAACCTTAGGCTGgctcatacacacatgttcagTGAAGGAATGTGTCGTTGAGAGGTTGGTGGGTGACTTATTGTTCTGATTCCCAGTTGTTGGCACATGTTGAGCCACAGCATGCCTCTTATCCTTCTGAGAAGAACCCAGATTGCTTAGTCCCTTCCAACCACAGCTGAAGTGGAAACAGTTACTGTTGAGTTTGCTCTTGTTTcatttggttgtgtgtgtgtgtgtgtgtgtgtgtgtgtgtgcgtgcgcacttATGGCACACATGAGGAAGTCAAAGAACAATTTGTAGAgcaagttctctccttcccctttctgtgggctccagggattgaactcgggttgtcgGGCTTGCACAACAAGCAGCTTTGCCTGAGGATCGATCTCACAGACCCTTGATTAATCTTTATCTTTGAAGGGCTTCACTCTTTAGTCCAACCTGACCTCAGTCCTCCcgctaggatcacaggtgtgaacACCATGCCTAGCCTGGTCCTCAGTTTTGTTATGAGACTTTGTTGTGCAGGCTCTGGAAACCTCTCTGCTGTTTATTTGCTTTAACCTCACACAACCCATTTGTAAACATTTAGTACATAGTGAGcctcaggccaacctgggctacagtgtgagactccATCtccgagggagggagggagggagggagggagggagggagggagggagggagggagggagggagggagggagaggagtaaGCTTTAGAGTGGCACATTAGTGTCACAACAGAGTCAGTATCCTGCagtgtctctttttctcctttgcccCATGTTACCATTCCTTCCGACCATCAGAATTTTGTTGAGATATTTTGGAATTCAAGAGTGTATACCAACCACTACTCTTTgtcataaactttttttttccaagacagagtcctcagtgtaacaactctggctgtcctgggactcgctttgtagaccaggctggccctcaaactcacagagatccacctaccctcTGCCTTccatagtactgggattaaaggtgtgtgccaccaccacccggcttctcatgaatttcaaaaataaggaaaaaagatatAAATTGAAACTTACTGTGTCAGCTTCTGGTGCAGTTGTAAGCATAAGAAAGTATTTTTGGAATAAGCTGTAATTATGCATGTAAatctatttcagttttaaaatggcaGTTCATATAGTGTGATACATGTGGGGACTTTAACTGGGTTTATACCTGATGTGCCTCCTGGTCCCTGGGCCACAGGGCAGTCATCCAGTGACCTTAAAGGGGAATGGACTACATACCTGGCCACAGTGGTGCTCCCACTTGGCAACATAGTCcatgcctctgcttctctttccgTCATTTAACTCTGCCATTCATCCAGCCAGGCTGGCAGACTGCCACATtaccctccttctgccttctgtctaGTTCCATTTCACCATGGATGTTTCTCTCTCGATTTCCATCCTATCCAGAGCATACCATGGCCACACCCCTGGAGGATGTAGGCAAGCAGGTGGGTAAGCCTGTCCACTTGCCTTGGCCCCTGAGGGTCTCTCCAGAGCCTCAAGTCACCTGTGGTTCTGTGTCCTCTCTGTTGCAGGTGTGGCGGGGCGCCCTGTTCCTGGCCGACTATATCCTGTTCCGAAGGGACCTCTTCCAGGGACGCACCGTGCTGGAGCTTGGGGCAGGCACAGGACTTGCCAGCATCGTGGCAGCCACCATGGCACACACCGTTTATTGTACAGGCAATGACTCTTTGGCTAGATAAGGGACCGGTGGGCTCCCTAATGTGTACCatctgtaaaaataaacaaggtcACCAGGAGctggacactggctgctcttcagaggactcaggttcaattcccagcaccaagatggcaactcacaactgtaactccaaaatctgaaaccctcacacagacatacatgcaggcaaaacactaatgcacataaaatataaataagtaaacttttaaaagaaaaagaacaatgtgGCATCTCAACCTTGAAGCCGTCTTTCCATCACCTTTTAGTGCATACTCTTAAGGAATAACTGAAATCTTTGTAAATAGTCACTATATACTATGAGTATGAATATAGTATAAATAGTTACTATATACTATGAGTATGAACATAGTGCAGTTACTATACACTAGTATAAACATAGAACAGTTACTATATACCATGAgtatgaatataatataaatagtTACTATATGATGAGTATGAACACAGTATAGTTACTATACACTGAAGTATGAATAGAGCATAAATAGTTACTATATACTATGTGAGtgcacacagtcatacacacatagAGCCAAAATCTTGAGAAATATTTCTTCAAGGACATGTTCCTGTGTCCTTAAGAATTATTCTGAGTGTGACTTTTAATAGCTAGAgcgttttttattattttgtttagccCTTGCCAGGCAGTCTCGTCGCCCTGTGCTTCCTCACATTTGGCAGCTGCAGCGATGAGCACCTTTGTGCTTCATCTGGTAATTACAGTGATGAGCCTGATCCTGTGTGTGGCAAACTGATTActgttttaacatttaaatttgaaTTACATCAGACTCGCAACGGAAGTTCCTAAAATAATCCAGAACTTGTCATCCAGCTTCTTTCATACAGCTTCCTTCATGAGATGCTAACACCTTAAATGACCACAGTTCGACAGTCCATGGGTAACGATGGAGGGGAGGATCTTAACAGCCCATGTGTCATGGTGCCCCTTCTGTCATTCTAGATGTCGGCACGGACCTGCTGG containing:
- the Mettl22 gene encoding LOW QUALITY PROTEIN: methyltransferase-like protein 22 (The sequence of the model RefSeq protein was modified relative to this genomic sequence to represent the inferred CDS: inserted 2 bases in 2 codons; substituted 2 bases at 2 genomic stop codons); this translates as MDEVTFKSDTVLSDVHLYTPNHRHLMVRLNGMGQPVFLSQFKLLWSRDSWTDSGLRXNGPRNVSTQETSPAGSGSGHSHEDLSLQAGDDIAXQEGLSVPLDEDGDLDVVRRPRAASDPNQAEAWRDKVHPXFXLRRKMTHGDGAQESCPHSIIKIEHTMATPLEDVGKQVWRGALFLADYILFRRDLFQGRTVLELGAGTGLASIVAATMAHTVYCTDVGTDLLAMCQRNVALNSHLTATGDGVIKVKELDWLKDNLCTDPKVPFSWSEEDISNLYDHTTVLFAAEVFYDDDLTDALFNTLSRLVHRLKNACTAILSVEKRFNFTLRHLDVTCEAYDHFRASLDSLEKLADGRLRFMVEPVEASFPQLLIYERIRQLELWKIRVEPAA